From Actinopolyspora lacussalsi, a single genomic window includes:
- a CDS encoding cellulose 1,4-beta-cellobiosidase (product_source=KO:K19668; cath_funfam=3.20.20.40; cog=COG5297; ko=KO:K19668; pfam=PF01341; superfamily=51989), with protein sequence MPSNSLPEQGRRPTWRRVVPGFVALAMTAAVPILAPASSEAAPAHVDNPFEGATSYVNPDYAENVQSSIDQTQDAELKAKMQQVKSYPTAVWLDRIAAIEGGDANSGRLSLREHLDEALAQKGSGPITASFVVYDLPGRDCSALASNGELPLTQQGLQRYKTDYIDAITDVMDDPKYNDIRITTVIEPDGLPNLVTNLDDPECAEAKSSGIQVDAVQYALNELHDISNVYTYMDFAHSGWLGWNNNLTQTVQLYTDVAQSTEAGFQSVDGFATNTSNYTPTEEPFLTDPNARVGGGQVRSGDFYKWNPNFDESDFARNLHDQLISNGWPSDVGTIIDTGRNGWGGSERPTQASSSNDLNTYIEESKVDRRAHRGLWCNVSGAGIGTPPQASPSGYGSSIDAFVWTKPPGESDGSSEEIPNDEGKHADPMCDPDYVAPNAGNNPTGALPNSPLAGHWFHEQFKMLVQNAHPEINTAASRQGTS encoded by the coding sequence ATGCCATCCAACTCATTACCCGAGCAGGGGCGCAGACCGACTTGGCGTCGCGTCGTGCCGGGATTCGTCGCGTTGGCGATGACGGCGGCGGTTCCCATACTGGCCCCGGCCTCGTCGGAGGCAGCTCCCGCCCATGTGGACAACCCCTTCGAGGGAGCCACCTCCTACGTGAATCCCGACTATGCCGAGAACGTCCAGTCGTCCATCGACCAAACACAGGACGCCGAGCTGAAAGCCAAGATGCAGCAGGTCAAGTCGTACCCCACCGCGGTGTGGCTCGACCGCATCGCGGCGATCGAGGGCGGCGATGCCAACAGTGGTCGACTGAGTCTGCGCGAGCACCTCGACGAGGCACTGGCGCAGAAGGGCTCCGGTCCGATCACGGCCTCGTTCGTCGTTTACGACCTGCCGGGACGCGACTGCTCCGCGCTGGCCTCGAACGGCGAGCTGCCGCTGACGCAGCAGGGCCTGCAGCGCTACAAGACCGACTACATCGACGCCATCACCGACGTGATGGACGACCCCAAGTACAACGACATCCGAATCACCACGGTGATCGAGCCGGACGGGCTGCCCAACCTGGTCACCAATCTGGACGATCCGGAGTGCGCCGAGGCGAAGTCCAGCGGCATTCAGGTTGATGCCGTGCAGTACGCCCTCAACGAGCTGCACGATATTTCGAACGTCTACACGTACATGGATTTCGCGCACTCCGGCTGGCTGGGCTGGAACAACAATCTGACCCAGACGGTACAGCTCTACACTGACGTCGCGCAGAGCACCGAGGCAGGATTCCAGAGCGTCGACGGATTCGCGACCAACACTTCGAACTACACTCCGACGGAAGAGCCTTTCCTTACCGATCCCAACGCCCGGGTCGGCGGTGGTCAGGTCAGATCCGGAGACTTCTACAAGTGGAACCCTAATTTCGACGAGTCCGATTTCGCGAGAAACCTCCACGACCAGTTAATCAGCAACGGCTGGCCCAGTGACGTCGGAACCATCATCGACACGGGCCGCAACGGATGGGGAGGTTCGGAACGGCCGACCCAGGCCAGCTCCAGCAACGACCTGAACACCTACATCGAGGAATCGAAGGTGGACCGCCGCGCCCACCGCGGCCTTTGGTGCAACGTCAGCGGTGCCGGCATCGGAACTCCACCACAGGCCTCGCCCTCGGGCTACGGCTCCAGTATCGACGCGTTCGTGTGGACGAAGCCTCCGGGCGAATCCGACGGTTCCAGCGAGGAGATCCCGAACGACGAGGGCAAACACGCCGACCCGATGTGTGACCCCGACTACGTCGCACCCAACGCGGGCAACAACCCCACCGGGGCACTGCCGAACTCGCCGTTGGCGGGTCACTGGTTCCACGAGCAGTTCAAGATGCTGGTGCAGAACGCTCATCCGGAAATCAACACAGCGGCCTCCCGGCAGGGAACGAGCTGA
- a CDS encoding uroporphyrinogen-III synthase (product_source=KO:K01719; cath_funfam=1.10.10.10,3.40.50.10090; cog=COG1587,COG3710; ko=KO:K01719; pfam=PF00486,PF02602; superfamily=46894,69618), with the protein MTAQRQEALRQTGPLTGFTVGVTAARRAEELATMLRRRGAEVQHGPAIRILPLADDRELFEASRNLAERPVDKVVVTTGIGFRGWLEAAEDWGLAAELARHLSEARLLTRGPKSTGALRAAGFHEAWCPDSESNSEILHGLLEEGVRGQRIAVQLHGRRMPEFTDELRAAGAEVIEVPVYRWAAPLDIGPLDGLVDAAVNRRIDALAFTSAPAVTSMLELARRTGRWEGLLTAFREHVVAACVGPVCAQPLREIDVAVTFPERARLGSLVRSLSHSLPQRGDHLRIGGREIELRGQAVLVDGELRPVSPVPMALLRKLAEHPGRVVSREELVTALPNGGEEHAVETAIGRLRTALGRRRLVQTVVKRGYRLGMDSSEMLGARPPS; encoded by the coding sequence ATGACAGCACAACGACAGGAAGCACTACGGCAGACAGGACCACTCACCGGTTTCACCGTGGGGGTGACCGCGGCACGACGAGCCGAGGAACTGGCGACCATGCTGCGCCGTCGAGGCGCGGAGGTGCAGCACGGTCCAGCCATCCGCATCCTTCCGCTCGCCGACGACCGGGAACTGTTCGAGGCGAGTCGGAACCTGGCGGAGCGGCCGGTGGACAAGGTCGTGGTCACCACGGGTATCGGATTCCGAGGCTGGTTGGAAGCGGCGGAGGATTGGGGACTGGCAGCGGAACTGGCCCGGCACCTGAGCGAAGCCAGGTTGCTCACCAGAGGGCCCAAGTCCACCGGAGCACTGCGGGCCGCTGGTTTTCACGAGGCCTGGTGTCCCGATTCGGAAAGCAACTCGGAAATACTGCACGGACTGCTCGAGGAAGGGGTGCGCGGGCAACGGATCGCGGTACAGCTGCACGGCCGGCGGATGCCGGAGTTCACCGACGAGTTGCGTGCGGCCGGGGCGGAGGTCATCGAGGTACCAGTGTATCGGTGGGCGGCACCGCTGGACATCGGCCCGCTGGACGGGCTGGTGGACGCCGCGGTGAACCGGCGTATCGACGCACTCGCCTTCACCAGCGCACCCGCCGTGACCAGCATGCTGGAGCTGGCCAGGCGCACCGGCAGGTGGGAGGGACTGCTCACGGCTTTCCGGGAACACGTCGTGGCGGCCTGTGTGGGGCCGGTCTGCGCACAACCGCTGCGGGAGATCGACGTGGCGGTGACGTTCCCGGAACGGGCCAGGCTCGGATCATTGGTGCGTTCGCTTTCGCATTCCCTGCCACAGCGGGGCGACCACCTGCGAATCGGCGGCCGGGAGATAGAGCTGCGCGGACAGGCGGTGCTCGTCGACGGCGAGCTACGCCCCGTGTCGCCGGTCCCGATGGCGCTGCTGCGCAAACTCGCCGAGCACCCCGGAAGAGTGGTGTCTCGCGAGGAGCTGGTGACAGCGTTGCCCAACGGTGGCGAGGAGCACGCCGTCGAGACAGCGATCGGCAGGTTACGAACCGCGCTGGGGAGGAGACGATTGGTGCAGACCGTGGTCAAACGGGGCTACCGGCTCGGGATGGACAGCTCGGAGATGCTCGGGGCACGCCCGCCGTCCTGA
- a CDS encoding hypothetical protein (product_source=Hypo-rule applied; cath_funfam=2.60.120.180; cleavage_site_network=SignalP-noTM; pfam=PF01670; superfamily=49899; transmembrane_helix_parts=Inside_1_11,TMhelix_12_34,Outside_35_255): MFNGNNRGRRAVLALAVSGLALSSLSTGAAAAQPATTMCGKYASTQVEGGRYIVQNNVWGADTQQCVSVDGSSFTVTTANHDKATNGSPASYPSIYAGCHYGNCTTNTGLPVRADRMTEATTSWDITTPDTGTYNAAYDLWFDPQPSNSGQNAAELMIWVDHRGDIQPIGSQVGTVTIDGAQWEVWTGDAGWNVISYVRTETTDSVDLDLTAFSADAVERGSVEPSWYLNSVQAGFEPWINGTGLATNDFSVNVG; the protein is encoded by the coding sequence ATGTTCAACGGAAACAACCGCGGACGACGCGCCGTACTCGCACTCGCCGTGTCCGGACTGGCACTGAGCTCGTTGAGCACGGGTGCGGCCGCGGCACAACCCGCCACAACCATGTGCGGCAAGTACGCCTCCACCCAGGTCGAAGGTGGACGCTACATCGTGCAGAACAACGTGTGGGGCGCCGACACCCAGCAGTGCGTCAGCGTCGACGGCAGCTCGTTCACGGTGACCACGGCCAACCACGACAAGGCCACCAACGGCTCACCGGCGAGCTACCCCTCCATCTACGCGGGATGTCACTACGGCAACTGCACGACGAACACCGGGCTGCCCGTGCGGGCCGACCGGATGACCGAGGCGACCACCAGTTGGGACATCACCACTCCGGATACCGGAACGTACAACGCCGCCTATGACCTGTGGTTCGATCCGCAGCCGAGCAACTCGGGGCAGAACGCCGCGGAACTGATGATCTGGGTCGATCACCGGGGCGACATCCAGCCGATCGGTTCACAGGTGGGCACCGTGACGATAGACGGCGCCCAGTGGGAGGTCTGGACCGGTGACGCCGGCTGGAACGTGATCAGCTACGTCCGGACGGAAACGACCGATTCCGTGGATCTGGATCTGACCGCCTTCAGCGCCGACGCTGTCGAACGGGGCTCCGTCGAACCGAGTTGGTATCTCAACAGCGTGCAGGCGGGATTCGAACCGTGGATCAACGGCACCGGACTCGCGACGAACGACTTCTCGGTCAACGTCGGGTGA
- a CDS encoding NNP family nitrate/nitrite transporter-like MFS transporter (product_source=KO:K02575; cath_funfam=1.20.1250.20; cog=COG2223; ko=KO:K02575; pfam=PF07690; superfamily=103473; tigrfam=TIGR00886; transmembrane_helix_parts=Inside_1_43,TMhelix_44_66,Outside_67_80,TMhelix_81_103,Inside_104_115,TMhelix_116_138,Outside_139_141,TMhelix_142_164,Inside_165_170,TMhelix_171_193,Outside_194_207,TMhelix_208_230,Inside_231_250,TMhelix_251_273,Outside_274_282,TMhelix_283_302,Inside_303_314,TMhelix_315_332,Outside_333_336,TMhelix_337_359,Inside_360_391,TMhelix_392_414,Outside_415_423,TMhelix_424_446,Inside_447_464) gives MTLESVERNPVEAEQATTGRWINHWEPEDAGFWHRTGKRVAWRNLWLSVLAEHLGFNVWTLMSIVVVSLDDVGYAFTVGQTFWLLILPNLVGAALRIPYTFAVPRFGGRGWTTTSASLLLVPCAMLAGAVTAAGTPYWFFLLTAAVMGVGGGNFSSSMTNISFFFPEHRKGLALGINAAGGNIGVAVSQLLVPFAIHLGTGINLSYAALMWMPVIVVSSACSWFFMNSLTAAKPDNNSYREALTSKHTPVMALLYVGTFGSFIGFSFAFPSLIGIAFSDFSRFTGIAFIGALIGSVARPIGGWLSDRLGGARITLWNFVGLSLGTVGVLLGVRADSFALFFGSFVLLFVFTGIGNGSTYRMIPLIFRTETSARVARTGEDMDAAQKAAKRQAGAVVGVVGSVGAFGGVVINLVFKFSLQAGGTLIPALLAILVFFLACALVTWWFYVRSTFAIERAPNLSHARI, from the coding sequence ATGACGCTCGAGAGTGTCGAGAGAAATCCGGTCGAAGCGGAACAAGCGACAACCGGTCGCTGGATCAACCACTGGGAACCGGAGGACGCCGGATTCTGGCACCGGACCGGAAAGCGGGTGGCCTGGCGCAATCTGTGGTTGTCGGTACTGGCCGAACACCTGGGATTCAACGTCTGGACGTTGATGAGCATAGTCGTGGTCAGCCTGGACGACGTCGGCTACGCGTTCACCGTGGGGCAGACCTTCTGGCTGTTGATTCTGCCGAATCTGGTAGGAGCGGCGCTGCGCATTCCTTACACCTTCGCCGTACCACGATTCGGTGGCAGGGGCTGGACCACCACGAGCGCTTCGCTGTTGCTCGTTCCGTGCGCGATGCTCGCCGGTGCCGTCACCGCGGCGGGAACACCCTACTGGTTCTTCCTCCTCACAGCCGCGGTCATGGGCGTGGGGGGCGGGAATTTCTCGTCCTCGATGACCAATATCTCCTTCTTCTTCCCGGAACACCGCAAGGGGCTGGCACTGGGGATCAATGCCGCGGGCGGCAACATCGGCGTGGCCGTGAGTCAGTTGCTCGTGCCGTTCGCGATACACCTGGGCACCGGAATCAACCTCTCCTACGCCGCCCTGATGTGGATGCCCGTGATCGTCGTATCGTCGGCCTGTTCGTGGTTCTTCATGAACAGCCTGACGGCGGCCAAGCCGGACAACAACTCCTACCGCGAGGCGCTGACCAGCAAACACACTCCGGTTATGGCGCTGCTCTACGTGGGGACGTTCGGATCTTTCATCGGCTTCTCGTTCGCTTTTCCGTCGCTTATCGGGATCGCTTTCAGCGATTTCTCGCGATTCACCGGAATCGCGTTCATCGGAGCACTGATCGGATCGGTCGCACGGCCGATCGGTGGCTGGTTGTCCGATCGGCTGGGTGGGGCTCGAATAACGTTGTGGAACTTCGTGGGACTGTCCCTGGGAACGGTGGGAGTACTTCTCGGCGTACGAGCGGACAGCTTCGCGCTGTTCTTCGGATCGTTCGTTCTCCTGTTCGTTTTCACCGGGATAGGGAATGGTTCCACCTATCGTATGATTCCGTTGATATTCCGGACCGAGACGAGTGCACGGGTGGCGAGAACCGGCGAGGACATGGACGCCGCACAGAAAGCGGCCAAGCGCCAGGCCGGCGCCGTCGTGGGGGTCGTCGGCTCCGTCGGGGCTTTCGGCGGTGTGGTCATCAACCTGGTTTTCAAGTTCTCGTTGCAGGCCGGCGGAACGCTGATCCCGGCACTGCTCGCGATCCTCGTGTTCTTCCTGGCCTGTGCCCTCGTCACCTGGTGGTTCTACGTCCGGAGCACTTTCGCCATCGAGCGTGCCCCCAACCTCTCCCACGCCCGCATCTGA
- a CDS encoding chitin-binding protein (product_source=KO:K03933; cath_funfam=2.70.50.50; cleavage_site_network=SignalP-noTM; cog=COG3397; ko=KO:K03933; pfam=PF03067; superfamily=81296; transmembrane_helix_parts=Inside_1_6,TMhelix_7_29,Outside_30_223): MRLRGKMIALGALGAAVALFTSTMNPGVAQAHGGFTYPKTRTYACYVNGLEGGQGGDLAPTNPACAEAIERGGKTALWNWFGNLISDVGDNHRERIPDGKLCGPTETFDAYNMARTDWPTTTMPAGETVTLRYNAWAAHPGTWYQYVTKDSWDPSEPLAWSDLEPEPFNTVTNPPINGSGPHGDEYTWQAELPDKNGRHLIYSIWQRSDSPEAFYNCSDVIFE, encoded by the coding sequence ATGCGATTACGAGGAAAAATGATCGCCCTCGGCGCCCTGGGCGCGGCGGTCGCACTGTTCACCTCGACGATGAATCCCGGAGTGGCACAGGCCCACGGCGGATTCACGTACCCGAAAACCAGAACCTACGCCTGTTACGTCAACGGTCTGGAAGGTGGCCAGGGCGGTGACCTCGCCCCCACCAACCCGGCCTGTGCCGAGGCTATCGAGCGCGGCGGCAAGACCGCGCTGTGGAACTGGTTCGGCAACCTGATCAGCGATGTGGGCGACAACCATCGCGAGAGGATTCCCGACGGGAAGCTGTGCGGGCCCACGGAGACGTTCGACGCCTACAACATGGCCCGTACGGACTGGCCGACCACCACGATGCCCGCCGGTGAGACGGTCACCCTGCGGTACAACGCCTGGGCCGCACACCCCGGTACCTGGTATCAGTACGTGACGAAGGACAGCTGGGATCCCAGCGAACCACTGGCCTGGTCCGATCTGGAACCCGAGCCCTTCAACACGGTCACCAACCCGCCGATCAACGGCAGCGGACCCCACGGTGACGAGTACACCTGGCAGGCCGAGCTGCCGGACAAGAACGGCAGACACCTCATCTACTCGATCTGGCAACGCTCGGACAGCCCGGAGGCCTTCTACAACTGCTCCGACGTGATCTTCGAGTGA
- a CDS encoding glucokinase-like ROK family protein (product_source=TIGR00744; cath_funfam=1.10.10.10,3.30.420.40; cog=COG1940; pfam=PF00480; superfamily=46785,53067; tigrfam=TIGR00744), whose translation MPRIASRPENPQQGRLLRLLRDSGPHSRAELGEALKLSRSKLAHEVDRLTELEFVESGGFAASRGGRRSSIVRLSKHLRFVGVDIGATSVDVAITDGQLDVLGHSNAEIGVHNGPDTVLDTALDLLSKLRADGTAPDIHGAGVGIPGPVSFRDGAPVAPPIMPGWDQYPVRETMSQALGVPVQVDNDVNLMALGELHAGVARSVDDFLLVKIGTGIGCGIVVGGELHRGVSGSAGDIGHIQIEENGPPCACGNSGCLEAYASGTALARDAMAAARAGKSPRLAELFEKSGALSAADVTDAVSVGDPAAVQLLRSGGHRVGQVLASLVSFFNPGLVVVAGGVAGAGHSLLAEMRSAVYRRSLPLATGNLPIVLSELAAAAGVVGGARLISDQVLSVPRGIEER comes from the coding sequence GTGCCGCGTATCGCATCACGCCCGGAAAACCCCCAGCAGGGACGACTGCTGCGGCTGCTGCGGGACAGTGGGCCGCACTCCCGAGCGGAACTGGGCGAGGCACTCAAGCTCTCCCGGTCGAAACTGGCCCACGAGGTCGACCGGCTCACGGAACTGGAATTCGTGGAGAGCGGCGGATTCGCCGCATCCCGAGGCGGACGCCGTTCCTCGATCGTCCGGCTGTCGAAGCATCTTCGATTCGTCGGCGTGGACATCGGCGCGACCTCCGTCGATGTCGCCATCACCGACGGACAGCTCGATGTTCTCGGGCACAGCAATGCCGAGATCGGAGTCCACAACGGCCCCGACACCGTGTTGGACACCGCGCTCGACCTGCTGAGCAAGCTACGTGCGGACGGCACCGCCCCGGACATCCACGGTGCCGGTGTCGGCATCCCCGGACCGGTGAGTTTCCGCGACGGAGCTCCGGTAGCTCCACCGATCATGCCGGGCTGGGACCAGTACCCGGTCCGCGAGACGATGAGCCAGGCTCTCGGCGTGCCGGTACAGGTGGACAACGACGTCAACCTGATGGCTCTCGGTGAGCTGCACGCGGGCGTGGCCCGCTCCGTCGACGACTTCCTGTTGGTCAAGATAGGCACCGGCATCGGATGCGGCATCGTCGTCGGTGGTGAGCTGCATCGGGGGGTCTCGGGCAGCGCGGGCGACATCGGTCATATCCAGATCGAGGAGAACGGGCCGCCCTGCGCCTGTGGAAACAGCGGCTGTCTGGAGGCCTACGCGAGCGGAACAGCGCTGGCCCGGGACGCGATGGCCGCGGCACGGGCCGGTAAGTCCCCACGGCTGGCCGAGCTGTTCGAGAAGTCGGGGGCACTCTCGGCCGCCGACGTCACCGACGCCGTCTCGGTGGGCGATCCCGCAGCGGTACAGCTACTGCGCAGCGGTGGGCATCGCGTGGGACAGGTGCTGGCCAGTCTGGTCAGCTTCTTCAACCCCGGGCTGGTGGTCGTGGCCGGCGGTGTGGCGGGCGCGGGCCACTCCCTGCTGGCCGAGATGCGCAGCGCTGTCTATCGCAGGTCGTTACCACTGGCCACGGGCAACCTGCCGATCGTGCTGTCCGAACTGGCCGCGGCGGCCGGAGTGGTCGGCGGTGCGAGGTTGATCAGCGACCAGGTCCTGTCCGTACCGCGTGGCATCGAGGAACGTTAG
- a CDS encoding multiple sugar transport system substrate-binding protein (product_source=KO:K02027; cath_funfam=3.40.190.10; cleavage_site_network=SignalP-noTM; cog=COG1653; ko=KO:K02027; pfam=PF01547; superfamily=53850): MRHRRLSGVIVLILVLASSLLSGCAREQDDERTLTYWASNQGNSPQQDRRILNEEFEKFTARTGIEVNVEVIGWGDLLNKILGSAVSGVGPDVVNLGNTWAASLQATGAFVPFTEERMQQLGGRDRFLETSMSSTGMSGRPPSSVPLYGLSYGVFYNKAMFREAGIEQPPENWSEFVDVARDLTRPSQEQWGMTLAGASYTENAHFAFMLGNQEGAQLFDSNGRATFASPRMASGVQRYVELMSEHRVVNPDDAEIGSATEAVGNFATGEAGMLVAQNSSIAAIRAAGMSDSEWGVFPLPTPDPLPDGGEAVRSHVAGTNIAVYRNSENKDAAIELVKFLTSAEEQSILNEKYGSLPVVSDAYDNPAFNTDALRTFSRILAESSKQVPMIPNENRFETTVGAAVRDLFARAGTNRSVRSEDIAEALDEAQQKMRSGGGSTR, translated from the coding sequence ATGCGGCACAGAAGGTTATCCGGGGTGATCGTGCTCATCCTGGTGCTGGCGTCGAGCCTGTTGTCGGGGTGCGCCCGGGAACAGGACGACGAGCGGACCCTGACCTACTGGGCGAGCAATCAGGGCAACAGTCCGCAACAGGACCGCAGGATTCTGAACGAGGAGTTCGAGAAGTTCACCGCCCGTACGGGTATCGAGGTGAACGTCGAGGTGATCGGCTGGGGGGATCTACTGAACAAGATTCTGGGGTCGGCTGTTTCCGGAGTGGGACCGGACGTGGTCAATCTCGGAAACACATGGGCGGCTTCGCTGCAGGCCACGGGTGCCTTCGTGCCGTTCACCGAGGAACGGATGCAGCAGTTGGGCGGACGCGACCGTTTCCTGGAAACCAGCATGAGCTCCACCGGCATGTCCGGTAGGCCACCGTCCTCGGTTCCGCTGTACGGGCTTTCCTACGGGGTCTTCTACAACAAGGCGATGTTCCGCGAGGCGGGAATCGAACAACCGCCGGAGAACTGGTCGGAGTTCGTCGACGTCGCCCGTGACCTCACTCGACCGAGCCAGGAGCAATGGGGGATGACGCTGGCAGGTGCCAGCTACACCGAGAACGCGCACTTCGCCTTCATGCTCGGGAACCAGGAGGGGGCCCAGCTGTTCGACTCGAACGGCAGGGCGACGTTCGCCTCACCGCGGATGGCCTCCGGCGTGCAGCGCTACGTGGAGCTGATGAGCGAGCACCGAGTGGTAAATCCCGATGATGCCGAGATCGGCTCGGCCACCGAGGCCGTGGGCAATTTCGCCACCGGTGAGGCGGGGATGCTGGTGGCGCAGAACAGTTCGATCGCCGCGATCCGCGCCGCCGGCATGTCGGACAGCGAGTGGGGGGTGTTCCCGCTCCCGACTCCGGATCCGTTGCCCGATGGAGGGGAAGCGGTCCGCAGTCACGTCGCCGGTACCAACATCGCGGTGTATCGCAACAGCGAGAACAAGGATGCTGCGATCGAGTTGGTCAAGTTTCTGACCAGTGCCGAAGAGCAGAGCATTCTCAACGAGAAGTACGGCAGCCTGCCCGTGGTCTCGGACGCCTACGACAATCCCGCTTTCAACACCGACGCGTTGCGTACTTTCTCCCGAATACTCGCCGAGTCGTCGAAGCAGGTCCCGATGATTCCCAACGAGAACCGATTCGAGACCACGGTCGGAGCCGCGGTGCGTGACCTGTTCGCCAGAGCGGGTACCAACCGTTCGGTGCGCAGCGAGGACATCGCGGAAGCACTGGACGAGGCACAGCAGAAGATGCGGAGCGGTGGAGGTTCGACACGATGA
- a CDS encoding DNA-binding LacI/PurR family transcriptional regulator (product_source=COG1609; cath_funfam=1.10.260.40,3.40.50.2300; cog=COG1609; pfam=PF00356,PF13377; smart=SM00354; superfamily=47413,53822) codes for MTSLGRVRTTGRPTLEQVAAEAGVSRGTVSRVVNGSLEVSTTTLRAVQDAIDKLGYVPNHAARSLVTRRTDTVLLVVSESEARVFDEPFFAGVVRGLGQELAKTNLQLNLMMASGARQRDRVEQLVGNGHVDGAVLISLHGDDPLPRKLVEVGAPVALNGRPFSSEVAVPFVDADNLAGAKSATEYLYQSGRRRIATLAGPQDMAAGIDRLAGYRSALKSRRGVTRVVAQGDFGQASGEQAMRDVLERDSDVDAVFAASDLMAAGAMRVLREAGKRVPEDVAVIGFDDSDVARNTEPAMTSVAQPVQRMGTELAKLLITQLEDPGRSLEPVILPTELVCRGSA; via the coding sequence ATGACGAGTCTTGGGCGTGTGCGGACGACGGGGCGGCCGACGCTCGAACAGGTGGCCGCGGAGGCGGGTGTGTCGCGAGGCACCGTGTCGCGAGTGGTCAACGGCTCGCTCGAAGTCAGTACCACCACGTTGCGCGCGGTGCAGGATGCCATCGACAAACTCGGTTACGTGCCCAACCACGCGGCACGCAGCCTGGTGACCAGGCGAACCGACACCGTGCTGCTCGTGGTTTCGGAATCCGAGGCACGAGTTTTCGACGAACCCTTCTTCGCGGGAGTCGTGCGTGGGCTCGGGCAGGAGCTGGCAAAGACGAATTTGCAGCTCAATCTGATGATGGCCAGTGGTGCTCGGCAACGGGACAGAGTGGAGCAGCTGGTCGGCAACGGTCACGTCGACGGTGCGGTGCTGATTTCACTGCACGGTGACGACCCCCTGCCGCGCAAGCTCGTGGAGGTGGGAGCTCCGGTCGCGTTGAACGGGCGCCCGTTCTCCTCGGAGGTCGCCGTACCGTTCGTCGACGCCGACAACCTGGCGGGCGCGAAGAGCGCCACCGAGTACCTCTACCAGTCAGGTAGGCGTCGTATCGCCACTCTGGCGGGTCCGCAGGACATGGCCGCCGGTATAGACCGGCTGGCGGGGTACCGGAGTGCTCTCAAGTCGCGGCGCGGCGTGACACGAGTCGTCGCGCAGGGCGACTTCGGGCAGGCCAGTGGTGAGCAGGCCATGCGCGACGTGCTCGAACGTGACAGCGACGTGGATGCCGTCTTCGCGGCCAGTGACCTCATGGCGGCGGGCGCGATGCGGGTGCTGCGCGAAGCGGGCAAACGTGTTCCCGAGGACGTCGCCGTGATCGGTTTCGACGATTCCGACGTCGCTCGCAACACCGAACCGGCCATGACCAGTGTCGCGCAGCCGGTGCAGCGGATGGGAACCGAGTTGGCGAAATTGCTGATCACACAGTTGGAGGATCCGGGGCGCAGCCTGGAACCGGTGATCCTGCCGACCGAGCTGGTCTGCCGCGGCTCGGCCTGA